The proteins below are encoded in one region of Pseudomonas sp. SCB32:
- a CDS encoding DUF3303 domain-containing protein codes for MLYLVHWTIPMENRDKVIQRFLQTGGQPPANVKLVGRWHAMGHMLGFGLAEAENPLDLQRWMLQWTDLMNLQVHPAMTDAEYAPLLVQQMEASTSVSP; via the coding sequence GTGCTCTATCTGGTGCATTGGACCATTCCCATGGAAAACCGCGACAAGGTCATCCAGCGCTTCCTGCAGACCGGCGGCCAGCCGCCGGCCAACGTCAAGCTGGTCGGCCGCTGGCACGCCATGGGCCACATGCTGGGCTTTGGCCTGGCGGAAGCCGAGAACCCCCTCGACCTGCAGCGCTGGATGCTGCAATGGACCGACCTGATGAATCTTCAGGTGCACCCCGCGATGACCGATGCCGAATACGCCCCCTTGCTGGTACAGCAGATGGAAGCGTCGACCTCGGTCAGTCCCTGA
- a CDS encoding GlxA family transcriptional regulator, with translation MVGQRRVVEIGLLIYPGVQTAALHGLTDLFAVAERIAAQEAGEQLPVLRVSHWSGEDGGEPRRVFDSLSHQQLDVESRLVAVLVPPSLFGLPDAAPLRHLTDWLAARHGEGAIVGSVCIGGLLVAEAGLLDGRSATAHWSGAEAFGRRFPKVRLEAHKPIVDDGDLITSAGLMAWSEVGLRVVDRLLGPSIASRTARFLVVEHSDSAQQCGSNFSPLLGHGDAAILKVQHWLQGNGAVDVSLPAMAAQAGLEERTFLRRFRAATGLKPTEYCQHLRVGKARELLEFTNGTVDHIAYTVGYLDPGSFRSTFRKITGMSPSDYRKRFGAKPAEVAIRD, from the coding sequence ATGGTTGGGCAAAGGCGCGTCGTCGAGATCGGGCTGCTGATCTATCCCGGTGTGCAGACGGCGGCGCTGCACGGGCTGACCGACCTGTTCGCGGTGGCCGAGCGGATCGCCGCGCAGGAGGCCGGCGAACAACTGCCGGTGCTGCGGGTCAGCCACTGGTCCGGCGAGGACGGCGGCGAGCCGCGGCGCGTCTTCGATTCCCTCTCTCACCAGCAGCTTGATGTCGAAAGCCGGCTGGTTGCCGTACTGGTGCCGCCTTCGCTGTTCGGTTTGCCCGATGCCGCGCCGCTGCGCCATCTCACTGACTGGCTGGCCGCGCGTCACGGCGAAGGCGCCATCGTCGGCTCGGTGTGCATCGGCGGCCTGCTGGTGGCTGAGGCCGGCCTGCTCGACGGTCGCTCCGCTACCGCCCACTGGAGCGGGGCCGAAGCCTTCGGCCGGCGTTTCCCCAAGGTGCGCCTGGAGGCGCACAAGCCCATCGTCGATGACGGCGACCTGATCACCTCCGCCGGACTGATGGCCTGGTCGGAAGTGGGGCTGCGCGTGGTCGACCGCCTGCTGGGGCCCAGCATCGCCTCGCGCACCGCGCGTTTCCTGGTGGTGGAGCACAGCGACAGCGCCCAGCAATGCGGCAGCAACTTCTCCCCGCTGCTGGGCCATGGCGACGCGGCGATCCTCAAGGTGCAGCACTGGCTGCAGGGCAACGGCGCGGTGGACGTGAGCCTGCCGGCGATGGCCGCCCAGGCCGGGCTGGAGGAGCGTACCTTCCTCCGCCGCTTCCGGGCGGCCACCGGCCTCAAGCCCACCGAGTACTGCCAGCACCTGCGGGTGGGCAAGGCGCGGGAGCTGCTGGAGTTCACCAACGGCACGGTGGACCACATCGCCTATACGGTCGGCTACCTCGATCCCGGCTCGTTCCGCAGCACCTTTCGCAAGATCACCGGGATGTCACCCAGCGACTACCGCAAGCGCTTCGGCGCGAAGCCGGCGGAAGTCGCCATCAGGGACTGA
- a CDS encoding amino acid permease, whose protein sequence is MSSHDLQRDLNERHIRLMALGACIGVGLFLGSAKAIQMAGPAIMLSYIIGGLAILVIMRALGEMAVHNPVAGSFARYAQDYLGPLAGYLTGWNYWFLWLVTCVAEITAVAIYMGIWFPEVPRWIWALAALASMGTINLVAVRAFGEFEFWFALIKIVTIVALVLVGGGMIFFGFGNGGIATGISNLWSNGGFMPHGITGVLMSLQMVMFAYLGVEMIGLTAGEAKNPQKTIPGAINSVFWRILLFYVGALFVIMSIYPWNEIGTQGSPFVMTFERMGIKTAAGIINFVVITAALSSCNGGIFSTGRMLYSLAQHGQAPAVFAKTSKGGVPRNALLLSIVALLLGVLLNYLVPEKVFTWVTSIATFGAIWTWAMILLAQLKFRRGLSAAEAGKLQFKMWLYPVSSYLAMAFLVLVVVLMAFFEDTRIALYIGPAFLVLLTVLYYALNLAPKGEQGAAASRA, encoded by the coding sequence ATGTCGTCCCACGATCTCCAGCGGGATCTCAACGAGCGGCACATCCGTCTCATGGCCCTCGGCGCCTGCATCGGCGTCGGCCTGTTCCTCGGCTCCGCCAAGGCCATCCAGATGGCCGGCCCGGCCATCATGCTCTCCTACATCATCGGCGGTCTCGCCATCCTCGTGATCATGCGCGCCCTCGGTGAGATGGCCGTGCACAATCCCGTGGCCGGCTCCTTCGCCCGTTACGCCCAGGACTATCTCGGCCCATTGGCCGGTTACCTGACCGGCTGGAACTACTGGTTCCTATGGCTGGTGACCTGCGTCGCGGAAATCACCGCGGTGGCCATCTACATGGGCATCTGGTTCCCCGAGGTACCGCGCTGGATCTGGGCGCTGGCCGCGTTGGCGAGCATGGGCACCATCAACCTGGTGGCGGTACGCGCCTTCGGTGAGTTCGAGTTCTGGTTCGCTCTGATCAAGATCGTCACCATCGTCGCCCTGGTCCTGGTCGGCGGCGGCATGATCTTCTTCGGTTTCGGCAACGGCGGCATCGCCACCGGCATCTCCAACCTGTGGAGCAACGGCGGCTTCATGCCCCACGGCATCACCGGCGTGCTGATGTCGCTGCAGATGGTGATGTTCGCCTACCTGGGCGTGGAGATGATCGGCCTCACTGCCGGCGAAGCGAAGAACCCGCAGAAGACCATTCCGGGCGCGATCAACTCGGTGTTCTGGCGCATCCTGCTGTTCTACGTGGGCGCGCTGTTCGTGATCATGTCGATCTACCCGTGGAACGAGATCGGCACCCAGGGCAGCCCCTTCGTGATGACCTTCGAGCGCATGGGCATCAAGACCGCCGCCGGCATCATCAACTTCGTGGTGATCACCGCTGCGCTGTCGTCCTGCAACGGCGGCATCTTCAGCACCGGCCGCATGCTCTACAGCCTCGCCCAGCATGGCCAGGCACCGGCCGTGTTCGCCAAGACCTCCAAGGGCGGCGTACCGCGTAATGCTCTGCTGCTGTCCATCGTCGCGCTGCTGCTGGGCGTGCTGCTGAACTACCTGGTACCGGAGAAGGTATTCACCTGGGTGACCTCCATCGCCACCTTCGGTGCGATCTGGACCTGGGCGATGATCCTGCTGGCCCAGCTCAAGTTCCGCCGCGGCCTCTCCGCCGCCGAAGCCGGCAAGCTGCAGTTCAAGATGTGGCTGTACCCGGTCAGCTCCTACCTGGCCATGGCCTTCCTGGTGCTGGTCGTGGTGCTGATGGCGTTCTTCGAGGACACCCGCATCGCGCTGTACATCGGCCCGGCCTTCCTGGTGCTGCTGACGGTGCTGTACTACGCGCTGAACCTGGCGCCGAAAGGCGAGCAGGGCGCTGCCGCCAGCCGCGCGTAA
- a CDS encoding 5-carboxymethyl-2-hydroxymuconate isomerase codes for MPHIAITYTANLTEDLHPLELPQKLHQAAQALGVFPLNGLRTFAQAIDDYRVGASTANEAFIQIQIRIAPGRPEELRQRIVDTLFATAEQTLAELIAERPVGLQLEITEFDRSLTRMAGSLPTV; via the coding sequence ATGCCCCACATCGCCATTACCTACACCGCCAACCTCACCGAAGACCTGCACCCACTGGAGCTTCCACAAAAACTCCACCAAGCCGCCCAGGCCCTCGGCGTATTCCCCCTCAACGGCCTGCGCACCTTTGCCCAGGCCATCGACGACTACCGGGTCGGCGCCAGCACCGCCAACGAAGCCTTCATCCAGATCCAGATCCGCATCGCCCCCGGCCGCCCCGAGGAGCTGCGCCAACGCATCGTCGACACCCTGTTCGCCACCGCCGAACAAACCCTCGCCGAACTGATCGCCGAACGCCCGGTCGGCCTGCAACTGGAAATCACCGAATTCGATCGAAGCCTCACCCGCATGGCTGGCAGCTTGCCCACGGTCTGA
- a CDS encoding helix-turn-helix domain-containing protein, giving the protein MSTRTNVQIINGPDGVPAFVVIPYADYIASHPREDLVPNEVVGFMVKEGLTAIGAWRRHLGLTQAEVAERIGISQSAYAQQEVATRPRKPTREKVAKALGIHADLLDI; this is encoded by the coding sequence ATGAGCACACGTACTAACGTGCAGATCATCAACGGGCCGGACGGTGTACCGGCCTTCGTGGTCATTCCCTACGCGGACTACATCGCCAGCCACCCGAGGGAGGATCTGGTGCCCAACGAAGTGGTGGGCTTCATGGTCAAGGAGGGGTTGACCGCCATCGGCGCCTGGCGCAGGCACCTGGGGCTGACCCAGGCGGAAGTCGCCGAGCGCATCGGCATCAGCCAGTCGGCCTATGCCCAGCAGGAGGTCGCTACCCGACCGCGCAAACCCACGCGGGAGAAAGTTGCGAAAGCATTGGGGATCCATGCTGACCTGCTGGATATCTAA
- a CDS encoding cysteine hydrolase family protein: MAKQALILVDIQNDYFPAGKWPLVGIEPAASQAAKVLAAFRERGDLVVHVRHEFESADAPFFAPGSEGAQIHAKVANLPGEAVVLKHFVNSFRGTDLKAILDKHGIESVVVVGHMSHMCVDGAVRAAADFGYSVTVLHDACATLDLEFNGVKVPAAQVHAAYMASLAFAYAEVVSTAEYLNR, from the coding sequence ATGGCAAAGCAAGCGCTCATCCTAGTGGATATCCAGAACGACTACTTCCCTGCCGGCAAATGGCCGCTGGTCGGCATCGAGCCCGCCGCCAGCCAGGCCGCCAAGGTACTTGCCGCCTTCCGTGAACGCGGTGACCTGGTGGTCCATGTCCGCCACGAATTCGAAAGCGCCGACGCGCCCTTCTTCGCTCCCGGCAGCGAAGGCGCGCAGATTCACGCGAAAGTCGCCAATCTGCCCGGCGAAGCCGTGGTGCTCAAGCACTTCGTCAACTCGTTCCGTGGCACCGACCTCAAGGCGATCCTCGACAAGCACGGCATCGAGTCCGTCGTCGTGGTCGGCCACATGAGCCACATGTGCGTGGATGGCGCCGTCCGCGCCGCCGCCGACTTCGGCTACAGCGTCACCGTTCTGCACGACGCCTGCGCCACCCTGGACCTGGAGTTCAACGGTGTGAAAGTGCCGGCAGCCCAGGTGCACGCGGCCTACATGGCATCCCTGGCATTTGCCTACGCAGAAGTGGTATCGACCGCCGAGTACCTGAACCGCTGA
- a CDS encoding cupin domain-containing protein: MTTRQPINLQDKLSGIHETWQPRVIAEMNDYQFKVVKLHGDFVWHSHADTDETFIVLEGELRIDFRDGPLTLRAGELYVVPRGVEHKPYAEHEVQVMLIEPRGVLNTGDVGGERTAENDRWV; this comes from the coding sequence ATGACCACGCGCCAACCTATCAACCTTCAGGACAAGCTCTCGGGCATCCACGAAACCTGGCAGCCGCGGGTGATCGCCGAGATGAACGACTACCAGTTCAAGGTGGTAAAGCTGCACGGCGACTTCGTCTGGCACAGCCACGCCGACACCGACGAGACCTTCATCGTGCTGGAGGGCGAACTGCGCATCGACTTCCGCGACGGCCCGCTCACCCTGCGCGCCGGGGAGTTGTACGTGGTGCCGCGCGGCGTCGAGCACAAGCCTTACGCCGAGCACGAGGTGCAGGTGATGCTGATCGAGCCGCGCGGGGTGCTGAATACCGGAGACGTCGGCGGCGAGCGCACGGCGGAGAATGATCGCTGGGTATGA
- a CDS encoding LemA family protein, whose translation MSVSSIVTLAIIAGAIFLLISVFNRLVALRNRYQNAFAQIEVQLKRRYDLIPNLVETAKAYLKHERETLEAVIAARNAAVAGLKAASEQPGDAGRMAQLAAAENALGGAMGRLNVTLEAYPDLKASQNLQQISEELSSTENKVAFARQSYNDSVMDYNTYRQSFPANFLATTYGHSKDASLLEFEDSKEIQSAPKVAF comes from the coding sequence ATGAGCGTTTCGTCGATCGTCACCCTGGCCATCATCGCTGGCGCGATCTTCCTGCTGATCAGCGTCTTCAACCGCCTGGTGGCGCTGCGCAACCGCTACCAGAACGCTTTCGCCCAGATCGAAGTGCAGCTCAAGCGCCGCTACGACCTGATCCCCAACCTGGTGGAAACCGCCAAGGCCTACCTCAAGCACGAGCGCGAGACCCTGGAAGCGGTCATTGCCGCCCGTAACGCCGCTGTCGCTGGTCTGAAGGCCGCCTCCGAACAACCCGGCGACGCCGGCCGCATGGCGCAACTGGCCGCCGCCGAGAACGCCCTGGGCGGCGCGATGGGGCGCCTGAACGTGACCCTGGAAGCCTATCCGGACCTCAAGGCCTCGCAGAACCTGCAGCAGATCAGCGAGGAGCTTTCCAGCACCGAGAACAAGGTGGCCTTCGCCCGTCAGTCCTACAACGACTCGGTGATGGACTACAACACCTACCGCCAGTCCTTCCCCGCCAACTTCCTGGCCACCACCTACGGCCACAGCAAGGACGCCAGCCTGCTGGAGTTCGAGGACAGCAAGGAAATACAGTCCGCACCGAAAGTCGCCTTCTGA
- a CDS encoding VOC family protein — protein sequence MSTPVPAARPSVIPCLRYRDAPRAIDWLCATFGFRRQLVVADEHGGIAHAQLVLADGSGLLMLGSLHDNEYGRLMRQPDEVGGCTQSIYVVVKDAEALYRAAVDGGAQIVIDIKDEDYGGQGFTCRDPEGHIWSFGTYDPWH from the coding sequence ATGTCCACGCCCGTTCCAGCCGCCCGCCCCAGCGTCATTCCCTGCCTGCGCTACCGCGATGCGCCGCGCGCCATCGACTGGCTGTGCGCCACCTTCGGCTTCCGGCGCCAGTTGGTGGTGGCAGATGAGCACGGTGGCATTGCCCATGCGCAACTGGTGCTGGCCGATGGCAGCGGGCTGCTGATGCTCGGCTCGCTGCACGACAACGAGTACGGCCGGCTGATGCGCCAGCCGGACGAGGTCGGTGGCTGCACCCAGAGCATCTATGTCGTGGTGAAGGATGCCGAGGCGCTGTACCGCGCGGCGGTGGACGGCGGCGCACAGATCGTCATCGACATCAAGGACGAGGACTACGGCGGCCAGGGCTTCACCTGTCGTGATCCGGAAGGGCATATCTGGAGCTTTGGCACTTACGACCCCTGGCACTGA
- a CDS encoding M48 family metallopeptidase, whose translation MNFFEHQDRARRQTGRLILLLTTAVVSLVTITSLALGWLWRHLGEPTMHLTSRSSLPDPELYLSVAGVIIAVVVAGALFKQVQLSAGGKVVAESLGGRLLNLSASNADERRLLNVVEEMALASGSPVPPVYVLEDASINAFAAGLSPRDAVIGITRGAIEQLERNELQGVIAHEFSHIHHGDMLLNTRLTALLHGILLLGLIGGMLLRGLDETSSGVRVSSRSSDDNKGGGSVALLAVGCGVVLYVLGYVGTFFGQLIKASVSRQREFLADASAVQFTRDPSTIAGALKKIGSNPFGALLSAPRAAEFSHMYFGDGVGSSWFDTHPPLKERIRRVDPGWDGRYPKFEPRLDVALLNKDAWTAAVTGQPYQPSAVDVAVAAVAAVGAPTVAHLQEARGTLQRLDPRLQRAAHDVEGVQALVYGLLLDSEPGQRAGQLEQMKARLGLSLALQLDLLEEALLHLDPGQRLPLLDLAMPALKQLDAQGFLVLRENMALLIKFDGKVKLLEWTLLRIVERNLRPGSAKIGNVALAELAEPTAVLLAFLARVGETSAAQTEQAFADAWGGLPFAPRPLPAAGQLRDLEAALKQLEQLRPLQKPQLLKAMARCVEQDGQINASEAELMRAVADILDCPMPPLLTA comes from the coding sequence ATGAACTTCTTCGAACACCAGGACCGCGCCCGGCGGCAGACCGGGCGCCTGATCCTGCTGCTGACCACCGCGGTGGTCAGCCTGGTGACCATCACCAGCCTCGCGCTGGGCTGGCTCTGGCGTCACCTGGGCGAGCCGACGATGCACCTGACCTCGCGCAGCTCGCTGCCCGACCCCGAGCTGTACCTGTCGGTGGCCGGCGTCATCATCGCCGTGGTCGTCGCCGGTGCACTGTTCAAGCAGGTGCAACTGAGCGCCGGCGGCAAGGTCGTGGCAGAAAGCCTGGGGGGCCGGCTGCTCAACCTCAGCGCCAGCAATGCCGACGAACGCCGGCTGCTCAACGTCGTCGAGGAAATGGCCCTGGCCTCCGGCTCGCCGGTGCCGCCGGTGTATGTGCTGGAAGACGCCTCGATCAACGCCTTCGCCGCCGGCCTGAGCCCGCGCGATGCGGTGATCGGCATCACTCGCGGCGCCATCGAGCAGCTCGAACGCAACGAGCTGCAGGGCGTGATCGCCCACGAATTCAGCCACATCCACCACGGCGACATGCTGCTCAACACGCGCCTGACCGCGCTGCTGCACGGCATCCTCCTGCTTGGCCTGATCGGCGGAATGCTGCTGCGCGGCCTGGACGAAACCAGCAGCGGCGTGCGCGTCAGCAGCCGCAGCAGCGATGACAACAAGGGCGGCGGCAGCGTCGCGCTACTGGCAGTCGGCTGCGGTGTGGTGCTCTACGTACTGGGCTATGTCGGGACCTTCTTCGGCCAGCTGATCAAGGCTTCGGTCAGCCGCCAGCGCGAGTTCCTGGCCGATGCCTCGGCGGTGCAGTTCACCCGTGATCCCTCCACCATCGCCGGCGCCCTGAAGAAGATTGGCAGCAATCCCTTCGGCGCGCTGCTCAGCGCCCCTCGCGCCGCGGAATTCAGCCACATGTACTTCGGCGACGGCGTGGGCAGCAGCTGGTTCGACACCCACCCACCGCTGAAGGAGCGCATCCGCCGCGTCGATCCTGGCTGGGACGGCCGCTACCCGAAATTCGAGCCGCGCCTGGACGTGGCGCTGCTCAACAAGGACGCCTGGACTGCCGCCGTGACTGGCCAGCCCTACCAGCCGAGCGCCGTCGACGTGGCGGTCGCCGCGGTCGCCGCGGTCGGCGCCCCCACCGTCGCCCATCTGCAGGAGGCCCGAGGCACCCTGCAACGCCTGGACCCACGCCTGCAACGAGCCGCCCACGACGTAGAGGGTGTCCAGGCGCTGGTCTATGGCCTACTGCTGGACAGCGAGCCCGGGCAACGCGCCGGCCAACTGGAACAGATGAAAGCCAGACTGGGCCTGAGCCTGGCGCTGCAACTCGACCTGCTGGAGGAAGCGCTGCTGCACCTCGACCCTGGCCAGCGCCTGCCGTTGCTGGACCTGGCCATGCCGGCGCTGAAGCAGCTCGATGCCCAGGGCTTCCTCGTCCTGCGGGAGAACATGGCGCTGCTGATCAAGTTCGACGGCAAGGTGAAGCTGCTGGAGTGGACCCTGCTGCGGATCGTCGAGCGCAACCTGCGCCCCGGCAGCGCGAAGATCGGCAATGTGGCGCTGGCCGAGCTGGCGGAACCGACCGCCGTGCTGCTGGCCTTCCTTGCCCGCGTTGGCGAAACCAGCGCTGCGCAGACCGAGCAGGCCTTCGCCGATGCCTGGGGCGGCCTGCCCTTCGCGCCCCGGCCGCTACCCGCTGCGGGCCAGTTGCGCGATCTGGAAGCCGCGCTGAAGCAGCTGGAGCAACTGCGCCCATTGCAGAAGCCGCAACTGCTCAAGGCGATGGCTCGCTGCGTCGAGCAGGATGGCCAGATCAATGCCAGCGAAGCGGAGCTGATGCGGGCGGTGGCGGATATCCTCGATTGCCCGATGCCGCCGTTGTTGACTGCCTGA
- a CDS encoding type II toxin-antitoxin system RelE/ParE family toxin — translation MNRINWTRKAVKQLGKSDQPTIYDAVQEPAWMPNVQHVKKLANHAYGYRLRVGNYRVLFDWDGGIHIVNIEEVRKRDEHTY, via the coding sequence ATGAACAGGATCAACTGGACAAGAAAGGCCGTGAAACAGCTCGGCAAGTCGGACCAGCCGACGATCTACGATGCCGTGCAAGAGCCGGCGTGGATGCCGAACGTCCAGCATGTGAAAAAGCTGGCCAACCACGCCTATGGCTACCGCTTGCGGGTAGGCAATTACCGGGTGCTGTTCGACTGGGATGGCGGCATCCACATCGTGAATATCGAAGAGGTCAGAAAACGCGATGAGCACACGTACTAA
- a CDS encoding aldo/keto reductase — MNTVVFADGTAVPAIGQGTWRLGENRAERPREVAALRDGIERGLTLIDTAEMYGEGGSEEVVGEAIAGLRDRVFLVSKVYPHNASRRGIPEACERSLKRLRTDCLDLYLLHWRGQYPLEETVEAFERLREAGKIRRWGVSNFDLDDMQELNEPACATNQVQYSLEERGIEWDLLPWCQEQRMPLMAYCPVGQGGNLLRHRALAEIAARHDATPARVALAWLIHQPGVIAIPKAVEPLHVRDNAAALQLRLSAEDLELFDAAFPPPTRKRHLAVV, encoded by the coding sequence ATGAACACTGTGGTATTCGCCGACGGCACCGCCGTTCCCGCCATCGGCCAGGGCACCTGGCGCCTGGGTGAGAACCGTGCCGAGCGCCCGCGCGAAGTGGCGGCGCTGCGCGACGGCATCGAGCGCGGCCTGACCCTGATCGACACCGCCGAGATGTACGGCGAGGGCGGCTCGGAGGAGGTGGTCGGCGAGGCCATCGCCGGGCTGCGCGACCGGGTTTTCCTGGTCAGCAAGGTCTATCCGCACAACGCCAGCCGGCGCGGCATTCCCGAGGCCTGCGAGCGCAGCCTGAAGCGTCTGCGCACCGACTGCCTGGACCTCTACCTGCTGCACTGGCGCGGCCAGTATCCGCTGGAGGAAACGGTGGAGGCCTTCGAGCGCCTGCGCGAGGCCGGCAAGATCCGCCGCTGGGGCGTGTCCAATTTCGACCTCGACGACATGCAGGAGCTGAACGAGCCGGCCTGCGCCACCAACCAGGTGCAGTACAGCCTGGAGGAGCGCGGTATCGAGTGGGACCTGCTGCCCTGGTGCCAGGAGCAGCGCATGCCGCTGATGGCCTACTGTCCGGTCGGGCAGGGCGGCAACCTGCTGCGTCATCGCGCACTGGCCGAAATCGCCGCCCGCCACGACGCCACCCCGGCCCGCGTGGCGCTGGCCTGGCTGATCCACCAGCCGGGCGTGATCGCCATTCCCAAGGCGGTGGAGCCGCTGCACGTGCGCGACAACGCCGCCGCACTGCAGCTGCGCCTGAGCGCCGAGGACCTGGAGCTGTTCGACGCCGCCTTCCCGCCGCCGACGCGCAAGCGGCACCTGGCGGTGGTCTGA